In the genome of Crassaminicella thermophila, the window ATCACAAGGATTTTTAAAATATGGATGTTTCTCAATCTTCTTCTTTATACTTTTTTCATCAATATCAAAAATGTGAATTACATTCTCAAAATCCATATTTCCCTCTAATTTACTTATAAAATAATCGATCTGATTTGTTGGTTTATTGTACTGCTTTAAAAGTTTCTTAAAATCCTTAAGGAATTTTAATTCATCTATTACATGTTCATCAGATGTATTTAGCTCTAAATAGATATCTTCACTACACGAGTCTACGAGGTCTGATAGTGATATTTGCATAAAGCTTTCTTATCCCCCTTCAAACTTTATTTTTGTTCATCATAGTTATATACCATTTTATATATTTTATACTTACCTGTCAAATTTTTAAAACCTCATTTAATTTATTTTTCCCTTTTTAGCATACAACAAATAGTTCTACCATTCACCGTAGGCACACTAGAAACTAATTCCCAACCTTCATCTCCTAATTTATTAAGTTCTTCTTCATCTTCTTTACTAAGTACTAAGTTTGTTACACCTTTTGCTCTTAAATTTATAATTTTATATTCCCATTTTTTCAATTTATACCCCTCCACATTACTTCTAAACTAAATCATCTAATCTTACAATTTCATCTTTATAATATTTTACTGAATCCTCTAATATTGATTCAATAATTTTTTTAGCTTTTATCCTATCTTTTTCTGAAGTACATTCTAATTCTATTTTATTATTTTCTAACACAATCTCAGCTAATAATTCACCTTCGCTAAATAATTTAAAATAATAACTTCCATCTTCTTCAATGTCTAATTTGATCTCTTTATATCTTAGTAAAGTTTCCTTGATATTTTTTAAATCTTTTATAAGATATGTACTCTGCCATACATTATAGCTTTCCTCATTTTCTGTTTCATAGGTTACATCCATAATAATTGCTATATATTTTTGCAATAAAAGACTATTATTTTTCAAGAATTTTTCTAACGTAGCATATTGATTTTTCTCTTTATATCCTTCATATTGAACAATAATATTTCTTTCAATAGTATTTTTAAAAATAGCTGGTATATATATACTATCACCAATAAATTTATATTCGTTTAAAAATTCTATCATCCTACCAAGAATTAAATCTTTCTTATTTATTTCCTTACAATCCATATCTACCCAAAACTCTGTCTTTGTAAATATATCTTTTAGCTTTACTTTATTTTCTTTTATTTCTTTTACTTCATACAAACTAATAAAAGACTCTATTTTTTTCTTAATCCATTCACGTTCTTCATCTGATAATTGATTTTTCGTAGCATTATAATATTTCTCAATAAATGACTTGCCATCTTTCATTTTATAATCATATATTAGCCAAGAATTAAAATCTATCATAATTTGAGCTTTTTCCAAATTATTATAAAAATATTCTTTAGCCTCTTCAATCTCTTTCGTAAATTCATGTTTTAGTAGAAACTTTAGCACATTTTCTTCTATTCTCATATCTAAATTTTCTAAATTCATAAACTTCTCTCCTTTTACACTATGAATCTATAGGCTTTAACTTATATATTATACTATTATTATATCCTATTCTCTACTGCAAAAATTTTTTTAAATCATAAAACCAGGCTTCGCCCGGTTTTATAATAACTGCTCTAGCTCTTCTAAATTTAAAATATATGAAAGAGCAGGCGCAACTTTATAAAATTTATCCAATCGCATGTCTTCTCTTTGTTCTAACGAATAAATTAATTTAAAGATAGAAACTACATCCTCTTTACTTAAAGTTGCAAAATCTAGCCCTGAAAGATTATGACATATAATAGCTGCTAATTCATCATCAATTTCAAATATATCATAATCACTTTGTTTAAATATTTTCCTTATCTTATTATCCGTATCCTTTTGTAAATCCTTGATTGCAATATCATATAATATATTAAATTTTTCAGAGATATTTTTTACTAATTTTTTCCATTTTTCAATTCCATTTTTATTCATTTTCATATAGCATAATCCACTATCTTCAATATATCTTAACAAGATAAGTTTTGCACAATGATTTAAGCAAGATTTATATAAAAATAGTTTACACCATTTTTCATCATCTATGTCCATATTTAAACGATTATCTATTTTCATTTTTTTTAATATACCCCTATTTTCATATTCATATTTTATCAAAAAAACTTGAATAAATTCTAAAATTCCATCATAAATCTGTTTCACTTTGTCCATAAATGCTTCCTCCTTAATATTCCTCTTAATATATATTATTCTGCCTGTCTATATTTGTGTTTTTACAATTGGATTATAATTTTCTATATGAATAGAATAGTGTATAATAAAAATAAAATATTTTATTAAGTAAGGAGGATCCATTTGACAAAAATCATCGTACTATCTGACTATAGTAAACATAGACCTAAAAAAAATTTTAAAAATAAAACTATAAATGATCCTATATGCTTTTATGAATTAAATGATGGCATTAAAAAATTAGCCTACAAGTATATGGATACTATTATTCGTAATATTCAAGACAATTTTTTGCATACTCATTACCAAAAAATAACATCACTCAATAAAAAAAAGAAAAATCTTTTCAAAGATTTCTATATACCTAAATATTTAAATGTAAATAGTCCTTTTTCAATATGTCATAATATAAAACTTATTCGTGGACATCATTTAAAAGCTATATCTGAAAACGATTGGTATAACATTACAGATATGATTATTCGTATCTGTACAATAACATACTATGATTTATGTAAAGAAGAAGTACAACCTATTGATCTTGCTCATCAATATAGGTGGACAAGTATATATTTTGAATAGTTTACAAAGAGACATCTATGAAAATAGACGTCTCTTTTTTCGTTTTTTGATCATTCATATTCAAATAATTGGTTCAGACTTCTGTAACAATATCATATATTTAAATGAGGTGATATAAATGCTAAAAAATCTATTGACTATCCTGCTTATTATACTCTTTTTGCTTATGTCTTTTACATTAAATACTTTTTTAAATAATAATCACTACATAACAACTTTTAAATCTTACATAGTATCTGAACTTAAAATTTCAAACGAACTATTAAAAAATTATTTGAGTGATGATCAAAACCTTCGTAAAGAAGCTTCTAAATCAATTATACTTACTACTTTAAAAAATTTAAATTATGAACAATGGATTGAATATATCGACTACATTAATTTGTTACTATTTAAATCCAATGTATTACCTTCTAATAATGATGAATTAATAGTTGCACTTAATCTATCAAAGGACTTAGCTGTAGTAGCAATATATACACCTATTAATGGTGAATATGTATTCACAAGTAAGATTGAAAACCTCCTGCCTATACAAAATATAAGATTTTTACAAGCACCCGGATTAGACTATAATTTTATAATAACTGATCAATTATTAGATGAAAAATTAGGAGCGTTTTTTTTAGAAGAATTTATAGAAATTTTTCTATATCTTGATGAAGATTTTAAAAGCGTCTGGAAAAAAACTAAATATAAGGATGAAATCTATAATGCTTCTTGGTTAAACCCTAAAGCTCCTAATAATGAATGGATAAAAATTATTGAAAACAACGACATAAAGTTTAAAAAAAATAATACTGTAAATATTGATGTTTTCATAAATAGACAAAAGTTTAAAGCATTCAAAAAAATTTTTCCTATTGACGAAGATTTCAAACTTGAAAAAGAGATTATTGCACATGAGAATTATTATTGGAGTCCTAAATACGAAAGATTTATAATGAATGAAGGAATAATCAAAAACTCTACCACTCCAATTGCAATTATTGATGATACAAAGCATTGGCTAGAAGCTTTTTTAGGCTTTCACTCAAACAACTATAAAATCATAACAAAAGATAAAAAAATATATTATATAAACAAACAATTTGTTTTTACAAAATAATATCTTTAATATAAGAAGATGACTCCATCTTCTTTCTTTTTGCAGGAGTTTATTCTTATATGTAGAAAATAATTGTTATAAGGAAAAATTTGAAAGGATTGATTTTATTGACAAAAAAATTATTTTTTAAAAATGTTTATCTTAAAGAGTTTACTGCAAACATTATTTCAAAAGAAGAAATAGAAGGAGAATTTCATATTGTACTAGATCAAACTGCCTTTTATCCAGAAGGAGGAGGACAGCCTTGCGATACAGGAACTATTGACTCACTTAAAGTATGCTATGTATATGAAAAAGATAATAAAATCTATCATATAGTAGACAAAAAACCTACAAAGTTAAATAATGTAAAATGTACAATCGACTGGGAAAAACGTTTTGATCATATGCAACAGCATCTAGGCCAACATATTTTGTCTGCTTGTTTTGAAGAATTATTCGATGCAGAAACAGTAGGTTTTCATTTAGGAACAGCTTTCGTAACAATAGATGTTACCTTAAGTGATCTATCAAATGATCAAGCCCAGAAGGTCGAATATCTTGCTAATCAAGTTGTATTTAACAATCTTCGTGTTAATCAATTATATCCAAACCCTTCAAAGCTTTCAGAGCTTCCTTTAAGAAAACCTCCTAAAGTAGATAAAAATATTCGAATCATTGAAATAGATCAATTTGATTTTTCTCCTTGTGGTGGAACACATCCATCTTACACTGGAGAAGTTGGTTTAATCAAAATTAGAAAATGGGAAAAAATTCGCAACAATATTCGTATTGAATTTGTATGTGGTAATCGTGCCCTTAAAGATTTTACTTGGAAAAATGATTATATTTATAAAATAGCTAATCTTTTATCTATAAAAGATCTAGACGTATTAAATGGTATTGAAAAAATTTATTCCAACTATCATTCACAACAAAAAGAAATAAAAAAACTAAAAGAACAACTTCTAAATTATGAAGCATTTGCATTATACCAAGAAGCTGATATACATAAAGAAATAAAAATTATTTATAAAATTTATGATAATAGGGATTTTAACGAACTTAGAACATTAGCTACAAAAATAATTTCTAAACCAAATGCCATTGT includes:
- a CDS encoding DUF4177 domain-containing protein, which codes for MKKWEYKIINLRAKGVTNLVLSKEDEEELNKLGDEGWELVSSVPTVNGRTICCMLKREK
- a CDS encoding alanyl-tRNA editing protein, giving the protein MTKKLFFKNVYLKEFTANIISKEEIEGEFHIVLDQTAFYPEGGGQPCDTGTIDSLKVCYVYEKDNKIYHIVDKKPTKLNNVKCTIDWEKRFDHMQQHLGQHILSACFEELFDAETVGFHLGTAFVTIDVTLSDLSNDQAQKVEYLANQVVFNNLRVNQLYPNPSKLSELPLRKPPKVDKNIRIIEIDQFDFSPCGGTHPSYTGEVGLIKIRKWEKIRNNIRIEFVCGNRALKDFTWKNDYIYKIANLLSIKDLDVLNGIEKIYSNYHSQQKEIKKLKEQLLNYEAFALYQEADIHKEIKIIYKIYDNRDFNELRTLATKIISKPNAIVLFGARNKKAQMILSSSKQIEINMNEIFKKVCIIFNGKGGGNNHNAQGGGDNLSKLEDALKEAKNIIINQYI